One Halodesulfovibrio sp. DNA window includes the following coding sequences:
- the secY gene encoding preprotein translocase subunit SecY, protein MALSGVDNLAKQPELKKKLLWTFFLLAVYRIGIHVPVPGVDAAALSDFFASVQNTLFGLFDMFSGGGLRKLSIFALGIMPYISASIIVQLLQVVSPDLKRMAKEEGASGRQKITQYTRYGTVLITIIQGLGIAVGLESMTSPVGAPVVLTAGWAFRLTTIITLTAGTVLIMWLGEQITEKGVGNGISLIIFAGIIAGLPGALLRSFNLVGAGELSIFVGILILAIMAAVLAFIVFMERGQRRIPIHYAKRQMGRKMVGGQTTHLPLRVNTAGVIPPIFASSLLMFPATIGTFAPDVEWIQQFSAWFAPQTIIYNIIFIALIVFFCFFYTAIVFDPKDIAENLKNSGGFIPGIRPGVKTREYIDKVLSRITLWGSFYIAAICVLPMLLIAKLNVPFYFGGTSLLIIVGVAMDFMSQVESHMISRQYEGLMSKSKKGRK, encoded by the coding sequence GTGGCGCTCAGTGGTGTTGATAATCTGGCGAAACAGCCAGAACTGAAAAAGAAATTGTTGTGGACCTTCTTCTTACTCGCTGTTTACCGTATTGGTATTCATGTACCTGTTCCAGGAGTTGATGCAGCGGCGTTGTCTGATTTCTTTGCCAGCGTTCAAAACACCCTGTTCGGCCTGTTTGACATGTTTTCCGGGGGCGGACTTCGAAAGCTTTCGATCTTCGCTCTCGGTATCATGCCCTATATTTCTGCCTCTATTATCGTGCAGCTTTTGCAGGTAGTTTCACCTGATCTTAAGCGCATGGCAAAAGAGGAGGGGGCTTCTGGTCGTCAGAAGATTACCCAGTACACCCGTTATGGTACTGTCCTCATTACCATTATTCAGGGTCTGGGTATCGCAGTTGGTCTGGAAAGCATGACCAGCCCAGTTGGCGCACCAGTTGTACTTACAGCCGGATGGGCTTTCCGACTCACCACGATCATCACGCTTACCGCAGGTACCGTCTTGATTATGTGGCTAGGCGAGCAAATTACTGAAAAAGGTGTTGGAAATGGTATTTCCTTAATCATTTTCGCTGGTATTATTGCTGGTCTTCCGGGTGCCCTGCTTAGATCCTTTAACCTTGTTGGTGCAGGTGAACTCAGCATTTTTGTTGGTATTCTCATCCTCGCCATCATGGCTGCCGTTTTGGCATTTATTGTCTTTATGGAGCGTGGTCAACGCCGTATCCCTATCCATTATGCTAAGCGTCAAATGGGTAGAAAAATGGTTGGCGGACAGACTACTCATCTTCCACTGCGTGTTAACACTGCTGGTGTTATTCCACCGATTTTTGCATCTTCATTGCTCATGTTCCCGGCTACAATCGGTACATTTGCACCGGATGTAGAGTGGATTCAGCAGTTCTCTGCATGGTTTGCTCCACAGACAATTATATATAACATCATTTTCATCGCTCTCATTGTATTCTTCTGTTTCTTCTACACTGCAATTGTTTTTGATCCAAAAGACATTGCTGAAAACTTGAAGAACTCAGGTGGTTTTATTCCTGGTATTCGTCCAGGTGTAAAAACTCGTGAATACATTGATAAGGTCCTTTCCAGAATCACTCTGTGGGGTTCCTTTTACATCGCAGCTATCTGTGTTCTGCCAATGCTCCTTATCGCAAAGCTTAATGTTCCATTCTACTTTGGTGGAACAAGCCTCTTGATTATTGTTGGGGTTGCAATGGATTTCATGTCACAGGTAGAGTCTCACATGATCTCTCGCCAATACGAAGGACTTATGAGTAAGTCTAAGAAAGGTAGAAAGTAG
- a CDS encoding type Z 30S ribosomal protein S14: MSRKSLEVKAARKPKFSARAYNRCPICGRPRAFMRRFGICRICFRQMSLRGELPGVRKSSW; this comes from the coding sequence ATGTCTCGTAAGTCTCTTGAAGTAAAAGCAGCGCGCAAACCTAAGTTTAGCGCGCGTGCATACAATCGTTGTCCAATTTGTGGACGCCCGCGCGCATTCATGCGCCGCTTCGGCATTTGCCGTATCTGCTTCCGCCAGATGTCTCTGCGCGGTGAGCTCCCAGGCGTTCGTAAATCGAGCTGGTAA
- the rplO gene encoding 50S ribosomal protein L15, translating into MQLHELFPFKEERKQRRRIGRGSGSGWGKTAAKGHKGQNARSGGGVRPGFEGGQMPLARRLPKRGFSNAKFKAVYDVINLDRLAEAFEGQTKISLEDIYARGLAKNGAAVKILGRGEISAALTIEAHKFTASALEKIQNAGGEAKALEG; encoded by the coding sequence ATGCAACTTCACGAACTTTTCCCGTTTAAAGAGGAACGTAAGCAGCGTCGTCGTATCGGTCGTGGCTCCGGCTCTGGCTGGGGTAAGACTGCAGCAAAAGGTCATAAAGGTCAGAATGCACGCTCTGGTGGCGGCGTTCGTCCAGGTTTCGAAGGTGGCCAGATGCCTCTGGCTCGTCGTCTGCCTAAGCGTGGTTTCTCCAACGCTAAGTTTAAAGCAGTATACGACGTGATCAATCTTGATCGCCTTGCTGAAGCTTTTGAGGGTCAGACTAAGATCTCCCTCGAGGACATCTACGCACGCGGTCTTGCTAAGAACGGTGCAGCTGTTAAAATTCTCGGTCGTGGCGAAATTTCTGCTGCGCTGACAATTGAAGCTCACAAGTTCACTGCTTCTGCACTTGAAAAAATCCAAAACGCCGGCGGCGAAGCCAAGGCGCTTGAAGGGTAG
- the rpmC gene encoding 50S ribosomal protein L29: MKAAELKKLSVEELNTKLEEARKELFDLRFKHATAQLDNTSGIPATKRAIARILTILKEKGA; the protein is encoded by the coding sequence ATGAAAGCTGCAGAACTCAAAAAACTTAGCGTTGAAGAACTCAACACTAAGCTGGAAGAAGCACGCAAGGAACTTTTTGACCTGCGTTTCAAGCATGCAACTGCACAGCTTGATAATACTTCCGGTATTCCTGCTACAAAACGTGCTATTGCACGTATTTTGACCATTTTGAAGGAAAAGGGAGCGTAA
- the rpsC gene encoding 30S ribosomal protein S3, which yields MGQKVHPYGFRLGFNKNWRSRWFSKKEYPAFVFEDNKIRKYVKKALYHAGIADIEIERAGGKVRLILSTARPGIVIGRKGVEIEKLRADLRGKFKREFSIEVNEIRRPETNAQLVAENIAMQLERRVAFRRAMKRTVSMARKFGAEGIKVSCAGRLAGAEIARTEWYREGQVPLQTLRADIDYGFAEASTTYGIIGVKVWIYKGEILDSEVGQ from the coding sequence ATGGGACAAAAAGTACATCCATATGGTTTCCGTCTTGGTTTTAACAAGAACTGGAGATCTCGCTGGTTCAGCAAAAAAGAATATCCTGCCTTTGTCTTCGAAGATAACAAAATTCGTAAGTACGTAAAAAAGGCCCTGTATCATGCAGGTATTGCTGACATTGAAATCGAACGCGCTGGCGGAAAAGTTCGTCTTATCCTTAGCACAGCACGTCCGGGTATTGTCATCGGCCGTAAGGGCGTAGAAATCGAAAAGCTTCGCGCTGACCTCCGTGGTAAATTCAAACGTGAATTCTCCATCGAAGTTAACGAAATTCGTCGCCCTGAAACTAATGCACAGCTTGTAGCTGAGAACATTGCTATGCAGCTGGAACGCCGTGTTGCTTTCCGCCGCGCTATGAAACGCACTGTTTCTATGGCACGCAAGTTCGGTGCAGAAGGTATCAAAGTCTCTTGTGCTGGCCGTCTGGCAGGCGCTGAAATCGCACGTACCGAATGGTACCGCGAAGGTCAGGTTCCGCTTCAGACTCTGCGCGCTGATATCGACTACGGTTTTGCAGAAGCTTCTACCACTTACGGTATCATCGGTGTTAAAGTCTGGATCTACAAAGGCGAAATCCTTGACAGTGAGGTAGGGCAGTAA
- the rplR gene encoding 50S ribosomal protein L18 → MKSKNEKRLRRKVRIRKKISGSAECPRLVVFRSNLHIYAQLVDDCEGKTIAAASTLTLSKDGEALKSNKASAAKVGTEIARLAKEQKIERVVFDRNGYIYHGRIQAIADAAREAGLKF, encoded by the coding sequence ATGAAGTCCAAGAACGAAAAAAGGTTGCGTCGTAAAGTTCGCATCCGGAAAAAGATTTCAGGCTCTGCTGAATGTCCGCGTCTCGTTGTCTTCAGGTCTAACCTGCACATCTACGCTCAGCTTGTGGATGACTGCGAAGGTAAAACCATTGCAGCAGCTTCCACACTGACTCTTAGCAAAGACGGCGAAGCACTTAAATCCAACAAGGCTTCTGCAGCCAAGGTTGGCACAGAAATCGCTCGCCTTGCTAAGGAACAGAAAATCGAGCGCGTAGTGTTCGACCGTAACGGCTACATCTATCACGGCCGCATTCAGGCAATTGCTGATGCAGCTCGTGAAGCAGGCCTGAAATTCTAA
- the rpsH gene encoding 30S ribosomal protein S8, whose product MLTDPIADMLTRVRNAHLALHKEVSVPRSKMKESIASILKAEGYVNDFSVEDREIKITLKYVKGKAVIAGLKRISKPGRRVYVGAQDVPSVQNGLGICILSTSRGVLEGNAAKEANAGGEILCEIW is encoded by the coding sequence ATGCTGACTGATCCTATTGCTGACATGCTTACACGTGTCCGCAACGCGCACTTGGCCCTTCATAAGGAAGTGAGTGTGCCGCGCTCGAAGATGAAGGAATCCATTGCCTCCATCCTCAAGGCTGAGGGTTACGTAAACGACTTCTCTGTAGAAGATCGTGAAATCAAGATCACTTTGAAATACGTTAAAGGTAAAGCAGTTATTGCTGGTCTCAAGCGTATCTCTAAGCCAGGTCGTCGTGTTTACGTAGGTGCTCAGGACGTTCCATCCGTTCAGAACGGTCTTGGAATTTGTATCCTGTCCACATCCCGTGGTGTACTAGAAGGAAACGCTGCTAAAGAAGCTAATGCTGGCGGCGAAATCCTCTGCGAAATCTGGTAG
- the map gene encoding type I methionyl aminopeptidase, whose translation MKKYRGVFLKNEKEIGLLREANRIGAIILDVLGEHVRPGVKTIFFHELTMNLCKQFNVKPAFLGLYGFPYSLCCSINEEIVHGFPSERELKEGDIVSFDVGVLFEGFYGDNARTFAVGSVSEKAQELMDVTRESLMKGIEQARPGNNLNDVSRAVQEHAESHGFGIVRRFVGHGIGRKLHEKPEVPNFVPQGNSGLPLKAGMVIAIEPMVTEGSFEVDILDDKWTAVTKDRKLSAHFEHSIAITSDGPVILSLSD comes from the coding sequence GTGAAAAAATACCGCGGTGTTTTTTTAAAAAATGAGAAAGAAATTGGCCTCCTTAGAGAGGCCAATAGAATTGGTGCTATCATTCTTGACGTCCTGGGTGAACATGTTCGCCCAGGCGTTAAGACTATCTTTTTCCATGAGTTAACAATGAACTTGTGCAAACAGTTCAATGTTAAGCCTGCATTTCTCGGTCTCTATGGTTTTCCTTATTCTTTATGCTGTTCAATAAATGAAGAAATCGTTCACGGTTTTCCGTCTGAACGTGAGCTTAAAGAAGGTGACATAGTTTCTTTTGATGTTGGTGTCCTTTTTGAAGGTTTTTATGGCGATAATGCCAGAACCTTTGCAGTAGGATCTGTTTCGGAAAAAGCGCAAGAGCTTATGGACGTAACCCGTGAATCTTTGATGAAGGGTATTGAACAGGCTCGCCCGGGAAATAATCTCAACGATGTTTCCAGAGCTGTTCAGGAACATGCTGAATCCCATGGTTTTGGTATTGTTCGTCGCTTTGTAGGACACGGTATCGGTCGCAAGCTTCATGAAAAACCGGAAGTTCCTAACTTTGTTCCGCAGGGTAATTCGGGACTTCCGCTGAAAGCTGGAATGGTGATTGCCATTGAGCCTATGGTTACTGAAGGTTCGTTTGAAGTTGATATTCTTGATGACAAATGGACAGCTGTAACTAAGGACAGAAAGCTTTCTGCTCATTTTGAGCATTCTATTGCTATTACATCAGACGGTCCCGTTATTTTGAGTCTGTCTGATTAA
- the rpsM gene encoding 30S ribosomal protein S13 encodes MARIAGVDLPRGKRADIALTYIFGIGRYTALQILDTVGVDWTRNIDDVTAEEVNEIRKVIEQDYKVEGDLRREVSSNIKRLMDSGCYRGLRHRRGLPVSGQRTKTNARTRKGPRRAVVGKKKK; translated from the coding sequence GTGGCTCGAATTGCAGGTGTAGATCTCCCAAGAGGTAAGCGTGCAGATATCGCTCTTACCTACATTTTCGGCATTGGTCGTTATACTGCTCTCCAGATCCTCGACACCGTAGGTGTTGACTGGACACGCAACATTGACGACGTAACTGCGGAAGAAGTTAACGAGATCCGTAAAGTTATTGAGCAGGACTACAAGGTAGAGGGCGACCTCCGCCGCGAAGTTTCTTCCAACATCAAACGTCTTATGGACTCCGGTTGTTACCGTGGTCTGCGTCACCGTCGCGGTCTTCCTGTGAGCGGTCAGCGTACTAAGACTAACGCACGTACCCGTAAAGGTCCACGTCGCGCTGTTGTTGGTAAGAAGAAGAAGTAA
- the rpmD gene encoding 50S ribosomal protein L30, whose translation MIKVKLVRSRIGSLPKQRAVLDALGLKKIRQEKQFKDNAAIRGMIAKVSHMVEVTE comes from the coding sequence ATGATCAAGGTTAAACTTGTACGTAGCCGGATCGGCTCTCTCCCTAAACAGCGTGCTGTACTGGACGCTCTGGGCCTGAAAAAGATCCGTCAGGAAAAACAGTTTAAGGACAATGCTGCAATACGCGGTATGATTGCTAAAGTTTCTCATATGGTGGAGGTTACGGAGTAA
- the rpsE gene encoding 30S ribosomal protein S5, which translates to MEQNELGLIEKIVYLNRVAKVVKGGRRFSFSALVVVGDGQGNVGFGLGKAQEVPEALRKASERAKRDMVQISLVDGTLPYEVLGRFGAGRVLLKPASKGTGIIAGGPVRAIMEAVGVTDILAKAIGTNNPHNVLRATMAGLTSLRSADYVGSLRGKKLEAPRK; encoded by the coding sequence ATGGAACAAAACGAACTCGGTTTGATTGAAAAGATTGTCTATCTCAACCGCGTTGCTAAAGTTGTAAAGGGCGGCCGCCGTTTCAGCTTTTCCGCATTGGTTGTAGTAGGCGACGGTCAGGGCAATGTAGGCTTCGGCCTTGGTAAAGCTCAGGAAGTTCCTGAAGCTCTGCGCAAAGCCTCTGAGCGTGCAAAAAGAGACATGGTTCAGATCTCATTGGTTGACGGTACATTACCTTATGAGGTATTAGGTCGTTTCGGCGCTGGTCGTGTTCTTTTGAAGCCTGCTTCAAAAGGTACTGGTATCATCGCTGGTGGCCCGGTACGTGCGATTATGGAAGCTGTTGGTGTAACTGATATTCTTGCAAAAGCTATCGGTACCAACAACCCACATAACGTACTCCGTGCAACCATGGCTGGTCTGACATCCCTGCGCAGTGCTGACTATGTTGGTTCTCTGCGTGGTAAGAAGCTCGAAGCTCCTAGGAAGTAG
- the rplX gene encoding 50S ribosomal protein L24 gives MKQYRIHKDDKVMVTSGKDKGKIGKVTKILRKKDRVIVEGANMVKRHTKANPYAQQPGGIVEKEMPIHVSNVMVMCGACAEPTRVGYRHTEDGKKVRFCKKCNEILG, from the coding sequence ATGAAACAGTATCGTATCCATAAAGACGACAAGGTCATGGTAACCTCCGGTAAGGACAAAGGCAAAATCGGCAAAGTTACTAAGATCCTTCGTAAGAAAGATCGCGTAATTGTCGAAGGTGCTAATATGGTTAAACGCCACACTAAGGCGAACCCATATGCACAGCAGCCTGGTGGAATCGTCGAAAAAGAAATGCCTATTCACGTTTCTAACGTAATGGTCATGTGCGGTGCATGTGCAGAGCCTACCCGTGTAGGTTACCGCCACACCGAAGACGGTAAAAAAGTGCGCTTCTGCAAGAAGTGTAACGAAATCCTTGGGTAG
- the rplN gene encoding 50S ribosomal protein L14 has protein sequence MIQVESTLEVADNSGAKKVACIKVLGGSKRRYASVGDIIVVSVKEAMPHSKVKKGDVMKAVVVRTKKEIRRVDGTYIKFDTNAAVVLNKQGEPVGTRIFGPVARELRGKGFMKIVSLAPEVL, from the coding sequence ATGATTCAGGTAGAATCTACTCTTGAAGTAGCGGACAACTCCGGTGCCAAAAAAGTTGCTTGTATTAAAGTTCTCGGCGGTTCAAAACGCCGTTACGCTTCTGTAGGCGACATCATCGTAGTATCCGTGAAAGAGGCTATGCCTCATTCTAAGGTGAAAAAAGGTGACGTGATGAAAGCTGTTGTTGTGCGCACGAAGAAAGAAATTCGTCGCGTAGATGGCACTTACATCAAGTTCGACACCAACGCAGCAGTAGTGCTGAACAAGCAGGGCGAACCTGTAGGTACACGTATCTTCGGACCAGTTGCTCGCGAACTCCGCGGTAAAGGTTTTATGAAGATTGTATCTCTCGCACCTGAGGTATTGTAG
- the rpsK gene encoding 30S ribosomal protein S11, translating to MARPKRTGKKRERKNIPVGIAHIQATFNNTIITFTDTRGNAVSWASAGQSGFKGSRKSTPFAAQVAADTAAKKAQENGMRTVGIYVKGPGTGREAAMRAINAAGFKVAFIRDVTPIPHNGCRPPKRRRV from the coding sequence ATGGCTAGACCCAAGCGTACGGGCAAGAAAAGAGAAAGAAAGAATATTCCCGTAGGGATCGCCCATATCCAGGCTACCTTCAACAATACCATTATTACCTTTACCGACACTCGTGGTAACGCAGTAAGTTGGGCATCCGCTGGCCAGTCCGGTTTCAAGGGTTCCCGTAAGTCTACTCCGTTTGCTGCTCAGGTTGCAGCTGATACTGCAGCCAAAAAAGCACAGGAAAACGGAATGCGTACTGTCGGTATCTACGTCAAAGGTCCAGGTACCGGTCGCGAAGCCGCCATGCGTGCTATCAACGCTGCTGGATTCAAGGTTGCGTTCATCCGTGACGTAACCCCGATCCCTCACAATGGCTGCCGTCCACCTAAGAGACGTCGCGTCTAA
- the rplE gene encoding 50S ribosomal protein L5 translates to MTRLNKIYNENVVPALQKEFQYKGPMQVPGLEKISLNIGLGEASSNNKVLEDAVVALTAIAGQKAVVTRAKKSIAAFKLREGMPIGCRVTLRGAVMWDFLDKLVNFALPRVRDFRGIPDRGFDGRGNFTLGIKEHTIFPEMEADRVENAFGMNITIVTTASSDKEGKFLLDQLGMPFKK, encoded by the coding sequence ATGACCCGTCTGAATAAGATCTATAATGAAAACGTGGTGCCGGCCTTGCAGAAAGAGTTCCAGTACAAAGGACCTATGCAGGTTCCCGGGCTGGAAAAGATCTCCCTCAACATCGGTCTTGGCGAAGCAAGCTCTAACAACAAAGTTCTCGAAGACGCTGTTGTAGCTCTTACAGCCATTGCCGGTCAGAAGGCCGTTGTTACTCGTGCTAAGAAATCTATTGCGGCATTTAAACTGCGTGAAGGCATGCCTATCGGCTGCCGTGTAACTCTTCGCGGTGCTGTAATGTGGGATTTCCTCGATAAGCTCGTTAACTTTGCACTGCCTCGTGTACGTGACTTCCGCGGTATCCCTGATCGTGGTTTTGATGGTCGTGGTAACTTTACCCTGGGTATCAAAGAACACACCATCTTCCCTGAAATGGAAGCAGATCGTGTTGAAAATGCCTTTGGTATGAACATCACCATCGTTACTACCGCTTCCTCTGACAAAGAAGGCAAATTCCTGCTTGATCAGCTCGGAATGCCTTTCAAGAAGTAA
- the rpmJ gene encoding 50S ribosomal protein L36, translated as MKVRPSVKKMCSKCKVIRRKGILRVICENPRHKQRQG; from the coding sequence ATGAAAGTCAGGCCTTCAGTTAAGAAAATGTGCTCTAAGTGCAAGGTTATCCGGCGCAAGGGCATCCTGAGAGTCATTTGCGAAAATCCCCGACATAAACAGCGTCAGGGCTAA
- the rplF gene encoding 50S ribosomal protein L6, with translation MSRIGKQPVAIPSGVEVKIAGEAINVKGPKGSISTPVEATLNYEIADGKVVITRKDESRVARAQHGLRRTLVANCIDGVSKGFSKTLEVNGVGYKVAVKGKNVELAVGFSHPVVMPLPEGIEAKAEGNKLTISGIDKQLVGEFAATVRRVRPPEPYKGKGIKYDNEQIRRKAGKSAGK, from the coding sequence ATGTCACGTATTGGTAAGCAGCCTGTAGCAATCCCTTCCGGTGTTGAAGTTAAGATTGCGGGCGAAGCTATTAATGTAAAGGGCCCTAAGGGCAGTATTTCTACTCCTGTAGAAGCTACCCTCAATTACGAAATTGCTGACGGCAAAGTAGTAATTACCCGCAAAGATGAGTCCCGCGTAGCTCGTGCACAGCACGGCCTTCGTCGTACTCTTGTTGCTAACTGCATCGACGGTGTAAGCAAAGGCTTCTCCAAAACTCTCGAAGTTAACGGTGTTGGTTACAAAGTTGCGGTTAAGGGAAAAAATGTTGAACTTGCAGTTGGGTTCTCCCATCCAGTTGTTATGCCTCTTCCAGAAGGAATCGAGGCTAAAGCTGAGGGTAACAAGCTGACAATTAGCGGCATCGATAAGCAGCTCGTAGGTGAGTTTGCAGCTACCGTTCGTCGTGTACGTCCGCCAGAACCTTACAAAGGCAAGGGCATTAAATACGATAATGAGCAGATCCGCCGCAAAGCCGGTAAATCTGCAGGTAAATAG
- the rplP gene encoding 50S ribosomal protein L16 encodes MLQPRKTKFRKQQTGRLRGKATRGNTIAFGDIGLKALEHGKISNQQIESARIAMIRHIRRGGKVWIRIFPDHVKTSKPLEVRQGKGKGAPCGWYAPVKPGRILYEIKGVDIELAKEALKRAAYKLPIKTTIVVKEGL; translated from the coding sequence ATGCTTCAGCCTAGAAAGACTAAATTCCGCAAGCAGCAGACAGGCCGTCTGAGAGGCAAAGCCACTCGCGGTAACACTATTGCTTTCGGTGACATCGGTTTGAAAGCACTCGAACATGGCAAGATCTCCAACCAGCAGATTGAATCTGCTCGTATTGCGATGATCCGTCACATTCGACGTGGTGGTAAAGTTTGGATCCGCATTTTCCCGGATCACGTGAAAACCTCTAAGCCTCTTGAAGTTCGTCAGGGTAAAGGTAAAGGCGCACCATGTGGTTGGTATGCACCTGTTAAGCCTGGTCGTATCCTTTACGAAATCAAAGGCGTTGATATCGAGCTTGCTAAAGAAGCACTCAAACGTGCTGCTTACAAGCTTCCTATCAAGACTACTATTGTAGTTAAGGAGGGGCTCTAG
- the rpsQ gene encoding 30S ribosomal protein S17: MSEAIEQRKGRALVGTVVSDKNDKTIVVRVETLVKHPLLKKYIRRRKKFTAHDPNNECAMGDKVKIIEFRPLSRNKRWHLVSVLEKAV, translated from the coding sequence ATGTCCGAAGCTATTGAACAGCGGAAGGGTCGCGCGCTCGTTGGTACTGTTGTGAGTGACAAGAACGACAAAACTATTGTTGTTCGCGTTGAGACACTCGTAAAGCACCCGCTTCTTAAAAAGTACATTCGTCGTCGTAAGAAATTCACAGCTCACGACCCTAACAACGAGTGTGCAATGGGTGATAAAGTGAAAATCATCGAGTTCCGTCCTCTCAGTCGCAACAAACGCTGGCATCTCGTTTCTGTTTTGGAAAAAGCCGTTTAG